A single window of Malus sylvestris chromosome 5, drMalSylv7.2, whole genome shotgun sequence DNA harbors:
- the LOC126623518 gene encoding probable LRR receptor-like serine/threonine-protein kinase At3g47570 isoform X1 has protein sequence MARTRSLLSIALLLVLSCCMYLRNSLIGTVAAQTNISTDQAALLAFKAHITSDPRNILTTNWSTTNSNICNWVGITCGVSHLRVTTVNLSYMGLRGSIPPHLGNLSFLVQLEFRNNSFHGTLPPELSRLRRLKLIRFSFNDFIGTIPSWFGLLSELQTFDLYGNQFSGFIPNAIFNLSALQVLDLRNNQLSGSIPRDVGKLKMLKEISLGDNDFTGRIPREIGNLTMLKNIYLDFNMFEEIPNLIGSKDQVEKLYVQANALKGPVPLAVFNMSSLKILALTANYLTGSIPDDLCQHLPSIQILSLARNKLDGPLPSKLWQCKELLQFSLDYNNFSGSIPKSIGNSTQLERIGISYNNLTGTIPDEIGHLKNLHRLSLHVNNLHGPIPSTIFNMSKITTISLPENQLSGNLPAYIGLGVPDLQMFYVGGNQLTGAFPNFMSNGSKLTSLDMSKNSFYGFIPTKLCLLKTLEYLSLGTNNLAIDTSTPEVNIPSCFANLTNLRGFHLSNNPLNTTLPVSFGSISTLLEHLDISNCNLRGNIPSDIGNLSNLRVLDLGDNEFGGSIPTSVGRLGKLQGLYLNDNKLQGYIPYELCQLDNVAELLLGGNQLSGSIPSCLGNLAKRFRVLSLQSNFLSSTIPSTLWELTDILYLNLSFNSLFGPLSEDIGKLKVVTIVDLSNNNLSGILPSSIGQLQNLLKLSLSTNGIEGPIPITLGKMTSLEQLDLSKNNLSGVIPKSLEALSHLKNLNLSSNRLQGEIPTGGPFQNFSAQSFVSNALLCGVPRLQVPLCKSRTDRKPHSKKAGTSTLKYIIPGFISAIILVAIALMLIRRRKKNVQVVTSTTWSPEFFWRSISRLELVRATNGFHESNLLGAGGFGSVYRGTLSDGIHVAVKVFNLQVEGAFKSYERECEMLSNIRHRNLIKIISCCSQIDFKAMILNYMPNGSLEKWLYSQNSSLNILQRLNIMIDVALALEYLHHGYSIPVVHCDVKPSNILLDEDMVAHVADFGIAKLGGGDYVTHTMTLATIGYMAPEYGTEGIVSTRGDVYSFGIVLMETFTKRKPTDEMFVEEMSLKQWVSNSLLSDSFSTVVDANLLGMHEEDHDFETCNDCLSSIMRLSLACAAESPEGRINMLEAVSTLKKIKMKILENAARGVRLNLPVLPV, from the exons ATGGCGAGAACTCGTTCCCTCTTGTCGATAGCGTTGTTGCTCGTCCTGAGCTGTTGTATGTATCTGCGGAACTCATTAATAGGCACAGTAGCAGCACAAACCAACATCAGCACAGACCAAGCTGCTCTTCTTGCTTTCAAAGCCCATATAACTAGTGACCCCCGAAACATATTGACCACCAACTGGTCTACCACGAATTCCAATATCTGCAACTGGGTTGGCATTACTTGCGGTGTAAGCCACCTTAGAGTCACAACCGTGAATCTGTCTTACATGGGTCTCAGAGGCTCTATTCCTCCTCACCTAGGCAACCTCTCATTTCTTGTTCAGCTGGAATTCAGAAACAACAGTTTCCATGGTACCTTGCCACCAGAATTGTCTCGTCTACGGAGGTTGAAGTTGATTAGGTTCAGCTTTAACGACTTTATAGGAACAATTCCATCATGGTTCGGGCTCTTATCTGAACTTCAAACCTTCGATTTGTATGGTAATCAATTTTCAGGTTTCATACCGAATGCCATCTTCAACTTATCTGCACTGCAAGTACTTGATCTAAGAAACAACCAGCTATCTG GTAGCATACCAAGAGATGTCGGGAAGTTAAAAATGTTGAAGGAGATATCACTTGGAGACAACGATTTCACAG GTAGAATACCAAGAGAAATCGGGAACTTAACCATGCTGAAGAATATATACCTTGACTTTAACATGTTCGAAG AAATTCCAAACTTGATTGGTAGTAAAGATCAGGTGGAGAAGTTGTACGTGCAGGCTAATGCCCTAAAAGGACCTGTTCCTTTGGCTGTCTTCAACATGTCTTCTTTGAAAATTTTGGCTCTAACAGCAAACTACTTGACTGGTAGCATTCCGGACGATTTATGTCAGCATCTTCCAAGTATCCAGATCTTGAGTTTGGCTCGCAACAAACTTGATGGTCCACTTCCATCCAAATTATGGCAATGCAAAGAGCTTCTCCAGTTCTCTTTAGACTATAACAACTTCAGTGGAAGCATACCAAAAAGCATCGGGAACTCTACCCAGTTAGAAAGGATTGGCATTAGCTACAACAACTTGACAG GTACCATACCAGATGAGATTGGTCATCTTAAAAATTTACACAGATTGTCACTGCATGTTAATAATCTCCATGGCCCCATCCCATCCACAATATTCAATATGTCCAAGATCACAACTATTTCTCTTCCTGAAAATCAACTCTCAGGCAACCTTCCTGCATACATAGGTCTTGGGGTCCCAGACCTACAAATGTTTTATGTAGGTGGCAATCAACTCACTGGAGCATTTCCCAACTTTATGTCCAATGGTTCTAAGCTCACAAGTCTAGATATGTCCAAGAACTCATTTTATGGGTTTATTCCAACCAAGCTCTGTCTCTTGAAAACCCTTGAGTATCTTAGCTTAGGCACAAATAATTTGGCGATTGATACTTCAACTCCAGAAGTAAACATCCCTTCTTGTTTTGCTAATCTCACAAATCTTCGGGGATTCCATTTATCAAATAATCCATTAAACACCACTCTTCCGGTTTCCTTTGGAAGTATCTCTACATTGCTTGAACATCTTGATATAAGCAATTGCAACTTGAGGGGTAACATTCCAAGCGATATTGGAAACTTAAGCAACCTGAGAGTCTTGGACTTGGGAGACAATGAATTCGGTGGGTCAATTCCAACTTCTGTGGGAAGATTAGGGAAGCTTCAAGGTTTGTATTTGAATGATAACAAGTTGCAAGGATACATCCCATATGAACTTTGTCAACTCGACAATGTGGCTGAACTACTTTTGGGTGGTAATCAACTCTCTGGTTCTATACCTTCCTGCTtaggtaatttagccaaaagATTTAGAGTTCTATCCTTGCAGTCCAATTTCTTATCTTCCACAATACCATCTACCTTGTGGGAACTGACAGATATCTTGTACCTAAACTTGTCATTTAATTCTCTATTTGGACCTCTCTCAGAAGATATTGGAAAATTGAAAGTTGTGACAATTGTTGATTTGTCAAACAACAATTTATCTGGTATTCTACCAAGTAGCATTGGCCAACTTCAGAATTTGCTTAAACTTTCACTGTCAACTAATGGTATAGAAGGCCCCATTCCCATTACACTTGGAAAGATGACAAGCCTAGAACAGTTGGATTTATCCAAAAACAATCTCTCCGgagtgattccaaagtctctAGAAGCACTCTCTCATCTCAAGAATCTAAATTTGTCTTCCAACAGACTGCAAGGTGAAATTCCAACAGGTGGACCTTTCCAAAACTTCTCTGCCCAGTCATTTGTTTCAAATGCTTTACTCTGTGGTGTCCCCCGCTTGCAAGTTCCACTCTGCAAAAGTCGTACAGACCGCAAACCACATTCAAAGAAAGCTGGTACATCTACCTTGAAATATATTATTCCAGGATTCATTTCAGCAATAATCCTAGTGGCAATTGCTTTAATGTTGATACGACGTAGGAAAAAGAATGTGCAAGTTGTAACAAGTACTACCTGGTCACCTGAATTTTTTTGGAGAAGCATTTCACGCTTAGAACTTGTAAGGGCGACAAATGGATTTCATGAAAGCAACTTACTTGGCGCTGGGGGTTTTGGTTCGGTATATAGAGGTACACTTTCAGATGGGATACATGTTGCAGTAAAGGTTTTCAATTTACAGGTGGAAGGGGCTTTCAAGAGTTATGAAAGGGAATGTGAAATGCTAAGCAATATTCGCCACCGaaatcttatcaaaatcatTAGCTGTTGCAGTCAaattgatttcaaagccatgatacTAAACTACATGCCTAATGGGAGCCTCGAGAAGTGGTTGTATTCTCAAAACTCATCTTTGAATATCTTACAGAGGTTGAACATAATGATAGATGTTGCATTGGCATTGGAATACCTACACCATGGTTATTCAATACCTGTTGTCCATTGTGACGTGAAGCCAAGCAATATACTCCTAGATGAAGATATGGTTGCACATGTTGCTGATTTTGGCATTGCAAAGCTAGGTGGAGGAGATTATGTTACCCATACCATGACCCTAGCCACAATTGGATATATGGCACCAG AGTATGGAACAGAAGGAATTGTTTCGACAAGAGGGGACGTGTACAGTTTCGGTATTGTACTCATGGAGacatttacaaaaagaaaaccaaCAGATGAGATGTTTGTTGAGGAAATGAGTTTAAAGCAATGGGTTTCAAATTCACTATTATCAGATTCATTTTCTACAGTTGTGGATGCTAATTTGCTTGGGATGCATGAGGAAGATCATGACTTTGAGACCTGTAATGATTGTTTATCATCCATAATGAGATTATCCCTTGCTTGTGCGGCCGAATCACCGGAAGGGAGGATAAACATGCTAGAAGCTGTATCCACACTCAAGAAAATCAAGATGAAGATTCTGGAGAACGCTGCCAGAGGTGTGCGGTTAAATCTTCCAGTGCTTCCTGTCTAG
- the LOC126623027 gene encoding shaggy-related protein kinase eta-like, translating to MADDKEISAPVVDGSDPTGHIISTTIGGKNGEPKQTISYMAERVVGTGSFGIVFQAKCLESGETVAIKKVLQDRRYKNRELQLMRVMDHPNVVSLKHCFFSTTSKNELFLNLVMEYVPETMDRVLKHYSNANQRMPLLYVKLYMYQIFRGLAYIHSVPGVCHRDLKPHNLLVDPLTHQVKLCDFGSAKVLVKGEANISYICSRFYRAPELIFGATDYTTSIDIWSAGCVLAELLLGQPLFPGENAVDQLVEIIKVLGTPTREEIRCMNPNYTDFRFPQIKAHPWHKVFHKRMPPEAIDLASRLLQYSPSLRCTALEACAHSFFDDLREPNARLPNGRPFPPLFNFKQELSGATPELVNRLIPDHVKRQMGLNLHPAGT from the exons ATGGCTGACGATAAG GAAATTTCAGCTCCCGTCGTGGACGGTAGCGATCCGACCGGTCACATCATATCCACAACCATTGGAGGCAAAAATGGAGAACCAAAGCAG ACCATTAGTTACATGGCGGAGCGCGTTGTGGGAACTGGGTCATTTGGAATTGTTTTCCAG GCAAAATGCTTGGAAAGCGGCGAGACAGTGGCTATAAAGAAGGTGTTGCAGGACAGAAGATATAAGAACCGGGAACTTCAATTGATGCGTGTGATGGACCATCCGAATGTGGTTTCTTTGAAGCACTGTTTCTTTTCCACCACCAGTAAAAATGAACTCTTTCTCAATCTGGTTATGGAATATGTCCCGGAGACTATGGACCGCGTTTTGAAGCATTACAGCAATGCAAACCAGAGAATGCCACTGCTCTATGTCAAACTTTACATGTACCAG ATTTTCAGAGGGCTGGCCTACATACACAGCGTTCCCGGAGTTTGCCATAGGGATCTGAAGCCTCATAATCTTCTG GTTGATCCTCTTACGCACCAAGTTAAGCTTTGTGATTTTGGAAGTGCAAAAGTGCTG GTGAAAGGTGAAGCAAACATATCATACATATGTTCACGTTTCTATCGGGCTCCAGAACTTATATTCGGTGCCACGGATTATACAACTTCAATCGATATCTGGTCAGCCGGTTGTGTCCTAGCAGAGCTTCTACTGGGCCAG CCATTGTTCCCTGGAGAAAATGCAGTGGACCAGCTTGTGGAGATCATCAAG GTTCTTGGCACGCCAACACGTGAAGAAATTCGTTGTATGAATCCAAATTATACGGATTTTAGGTTCCCACAGATAAAAGCTCACCCTTGGCACAAG GTTTTCCACAAACGGATGCCTCCAGAGGCAATTGATCTGGCTTCCCGACTGCTGCAATACTCACCAAGCCTTCGCTGCACAGCT CTAGAAGCATGTGCACATTCATTCTTTGATGACCTTCGTGAGCCCAATGCTCGTCTTCCAAACGGACGCCCATTTCCACCTCTCTTTAATTTCAAGCAGGAG CTGTCCGGCGCCACCCCAGAGCTTGTCAATAGGTTGATACCTGACCATGTGAAACGGCAGATGGGTCTGAACTTGCATCCGGCTGGCACATAA